CAGACGGCAAACCGGCGTACATCGTCTTCACCGATGCCACGCTGATCGCGATAGCCCAGGACATGCCCGCCGACCTGGACTCCCTGGCCAAAATCAGCGGGGTGGGCGACCGCAAACTGCGGATGTACGGCGCGGCGGTGCTCGCCGTACTGGATGGGGACGATCCGGCCGAGGTGACCGAAAAGCACTCTGCTGCAACGGAATAGCCGTTTCAAGACGTGCCGCGAAAAATTCTTGAATAAATAAGTTGCCGCCTTCGCAGCGGTCGCACTACTCTCGACAAAGTCATCCGGGACGCGCACTATGCGCGCGACGGGCCGCAACCGAGAGTCGAAGGAGGGTCGAAACATGGAGATCAACAAGCTGATGACGCGCACGCACCGCGCTGCCGCGACGTCCCGCTATGCCCTGTCGACGACCCCTGAGTCCTTCCTCGATGGCAGCCGTAGCGGTGTCCCCGCGACCGGAGTGGTGCGTGTGCGTGACGAGGTGTGCGGCCGGTCCATCGCCGATGCCCCGTTCTTCACCACCCGTGTCATTCGTTCCGCGTCCGTGGAGCTGATCCTGACCTAAGTCCCAGGATCAGCCACCTCCAGGCCGCGGAACCCAGCCAGGGTCCGCGGCCTCTTTGTATGCCGTGACCACCGAACCGAACCAGGAACACACCCGATGTTCACGACAGATCCCCGAGCAACCACCGCCGCACCAGGCAGTGGCAGCAACACCGGCGCCCCGACCGGGGCACCGGCCGCGCAGGAGATGAAGGAGGTGGCCCCGATGACGTTGATCGACCTCATCGACCAGATTGCCCCCGCCGGCGACGACTCAGCGTTGCCGTGTCAGCAGCAGAACCCCGAACTGTGGTTCGCCGAGAGCCCGGCCGACGTCGAGCGTGCCAAGGCGATGTGCCTGCAGTGCCCGCTGCAGCAGGCCTGCCTCGCCGGAGCCATCGAGCGGGCCGAGCCGTGGGGCGTGTGGGGCGGAGAGCTGTTCGTCTCCGGCGCCATCGTCGCGCGCAAACGGCCCCGGGGCCGTCCGCGCAAGGACGCGGTCGCCGCCTGAATCAACAAGTAGCCATGACTTTCCAGGAGTTCCAGCATGTTTCAGCACTCGCAAGTCGAGATAGTCCGAGTCCGACAGTCGCGCAGCGGCCGCGGGGAGGTACCCCGTCGACCACCACGCGTCAGCCGTCGCCGTCGAGCGGCGCAACGGCCGTAGAAAACACGAGGTGCGAATCCGTCATGGGATTCGCACCTCGTGTTCTGTACTGCCTCAGACCGGTGGCAGGTCTGACCCCGGCAAGTAGTCGTTGATGATCTCGCGCACCGGCGCCACCCCGTTGATCTGGCACAGCACCGCGATGCCGCCCAGCCACGCCCGATGGATCAGCAGGTAGGCCGGCGGCAGATTCAACTTGATCCCCACTGAGAAGTTCGGACTGCGGGGGTCGTTGATCCGGTTGAAGACCGACCGCAGCCACTCGCGGTTGAACTGGAATGCGTTGTCCTGCAGCGGTTCCACGAAAACCGACAGATAGTCCAGCACCGCCTCCGGAGCGACGTCGATGCTCTCGCGCACGAACCCCTCCGCACGCAGACCGGCCAGCAGTTCGTCGGCGTCTGCGTCCACGGCAGCCGTCAGGAGATGACCCATCGCCGCCGGCATCCCCTCCGGCAGCCGGTTGACCGCGCCGAAATCCAGGACCCCGAGACGCCCGTCCGGCAACAACCGGAAATTGCCCGGGTGCGGATCGGCATGCAGCAGTCCAGCTCGTCCCGGCGCAGCAACCAAGAACTCCAGATAGAGCGAAGCCGCCAGATCCCGCTGCTCGTTCGTGCCCTCGGCGATGATCCGGGACAGCGGGATGCCCTCGATCCACTCGCTGACGATGACCCCCGGGGTGTCGGCGAGAACGTTCGGCACGGCGTACCACTCATCATCGGCGTACGCCGCGGCGAACTGCCGCTGCATCGTCGCCTCCAACGTGTAGTCCAGTTCCTCGCGCATCCGCTCCCGGATCTCCTCCAGCAGCGGTCGCAACTCCAACCCCGGTACCCAGGAGGTGGTCAGCCGCATCACCCGGGACAGTTGCGCGATGTCGCTCAGCAGCGCCTCACCCGCGCCGGGGTACTGGATCTTGACGGCGACCGGCCGGCCGTCCTTCCACACCGCGCGATGCACCTGCCCGATCGACGCGGCCGCGACCGGGGTGTCGTCGAAGTCGCGCAGATAGCTGCGCCAGCGGGACCCGAGCTGTTCGGTCAGTTGTTTGTGCACCAGCTTCACCGGCATCGCCGGGGCGGCATCCTGCAGTTTGGTCAGCGCGGTGCGGTAGGGCCCGACGAGTTCCTCCGGGAGCGCCGCTTCGAAGACGGACATCGACTGCCCGACCTTCATCGCGCCGCCCTTGAGGGTGCCCAGCACCTTGAAGATCTGGGCCGCGGTCTGCTCCTGGATCTGTGCGGTCACCGCCTCGGCCGACGCGCCGCCCACCCGCTTGCCAAGACCGATCGTCTGCCGTGCGCCGTACCCGATGGGCAAGGTGGCCAGACGCGCGGTCCGGCTCACCGAATTACGCGGGACACGAGCCATGCGCCCATTGTCACCCAGCTTCCCGCAGTTGCGTTGACGCGGGCTCCACCAAGGGTGGGGCGGCGCAACCACAGGCGGGGTGTCGCGGCCAGTGGTGATACAGCAGCCACGGTCCCGCATCCGACACCGAGACGCTGAGTCCCGCCGGAAAACCGGTGGGAGCAAGGACTGCGCGGATGATCAATGCCGCGGCGCCGCTGCCGATCGCCAGCAGGTCCGCCGGTAGTACGTCCGGCAGATTGCCCGGATCCGCCGCGCTCGCGGCGGCCACGATCTGCGGCCACGCCGGGTCACGATCCGTGCGGCGCAGGTCGACGCACCGCAAGCAGACCTCACCCGTCCCGGCGACCGGGCCAAGGTGCAGCCGCCGCGGACCGACGACAACAGGCAGATGAGGTACGCCGAGCCGTTGCCAGGGCCGGTACCGGTGCGGCGCGACCGCCCGCGATCCGAACAGAACCACCAGATCCGGGGCGGTGCTGGTGCTGCTGGCCAGGGCCGCGATCTGCCAGGGATCCCGCACGGTGGCGATCCCTACCGGCAGCACCTCACCGACCGCATCCGGCAGGCGGCCACCACCGTCCAACGCCACGACCTGTTGGCCGGTCGGGTCGTCCGCGGTCACTTCTCGCGTGGCGACCTCGAGAGCCTGCACCACCTGCGGCCAGCGTTGACCCACCGGTCGGGTGGTGTGGGCGGTTGACCATTGCGCGTGGGTGAGGGCGCCGAGCCGGCTCACGGCTTCGGCCTCAGCGCGGGTCAGACCCGTGACGTCGACCATCCGGGCGCCGCCGACCCCGAAACGCACGCCGCGGACCCCGTCCGGGTCGGTGATCAGGTCGGCCGGCAACTGCAGAGGGTGCTCCGAGGGCGGCGGTTGCGTCATAGCGGGACCCTGCCACGGGTGGCGGCGCACGGATGTCCGATGTCCACAGGGGCAGTGGCCGACCCGCGGTTATCCACACGATCGACATCGCGCCTCGCCGGCACGGGACCGCGACCCGTACGGTCAGCCTCATGGCGATCAGCGACCCGATCCGCGACGATGGACCCGTGAGTCCCGCGGCCCCCAAAACACCGGTGCAGGGCGAACTGCTGATGGTGTCCGGTCAGGTCGTCGAGGTACGCCGATCGGCCCGCCGCCGTCGAACCATCAACGGATACCGGGCAGACGGGCGCATCATCGTGCTGGTGCCCGCCGGCCTCAGCGGTCGCGCGGAGGCCCAGGCGGTGGCCGACATGGTGCAACGGGTGCAGACACCCCGCGGTCGCCGCCGCCGGGGCCGTCCCGACCAAGACCTGATGGAACGCTCAGCCGCGTTGTCCCGGAAATACCTGGCTGATCGGGCGCACCCGGAGTCGGTGCGCTGGGTCAGCAATCAACGCCGCCGATGGGGCTCCTGCACACCCTCAGAAGGCACCATCCGGCTTTCGAGCAGCCTGCAGGGTATGCCTGCCTACGTCGTGGACTCGGTGCTCCTGCACGAGTTGGCGCACCTGTTGCAGCCAGGGCATGGACGGGACTTCTGGGCGCTGTTGGCCGGGTACCCGGATCTCCTGCGCGCTCAGGCCTACCTGGACGGGGTGGAGTTCGGCAGTGCGCTGCGGATGGACGAGTCGGACGTGGACGCTGACGACCCCGGTGATGCCGAGGGGCTACCCGCCTGACCAGCGTGGCGGAGCTGATCGGCAACGGTCCGCATGGCCAGTGGTAGCGCCGGATCGGTCTGCTCGGGGAAATCGGCCAACGACCACCAGGCCACGGCGTCCGATTCGGACGACACGACCGGTTGCGAGCCGTGTGGCGCGATCGCGGCGTACCGCACGTCCAGGTGCTCGCGGCACCGCCCGAACGCATCCGCCAACGCGTGCCGGTCCAGGTGGGCTATCCCGGGCAGGATCCGCAGACCGGCGATCCCGGTCTCTTCGGTGGCTTCCCGCAGTGCCGCGGCTGGCAGGTCAACGTCTTCGGGCTCCAGATGCCCACCGGGTTGCAGCCACAGCTTGGCCTTGGTGTGCAGAACCAGCAGCACCGATCCCAGATCCGCCGAATAGACGAAGGTGCTCGTCGTCAGATGCACCGGCGGCCCGGACTTCCAGAGCCCGTCGCCATGCTGCTCCAGGTGGGCCAGGAACTGCGCACGCAGCTGCCGTTGCTCGATGGTGGCTGGCTCGTAGCTGCTCACGGCGGCCGTCGCCGATGCGTGCAGCGACGTCACGACGGTGTGTCGGGTGCCTGCGGGTCGTCTCCTTCTGCTTCCCACTCCGCGGTGCCCTGCGCCAGAAGGGCGTCCAGGGCATCGTCGACGGCATCGCGGGTCGGCGCCGCGCCACCGGTGCGCCGGGCGAGATAACCGGCCGGATCCGGCAGTTCGGCTGCTGTCGGCACGAAGTCCGGGTGCTTCCACGTCTCGTCCCGCCCGGCGGCGCCTTCGGCGTCCTCCACTGCGGTGAACAGCGCGGCCGCCTCGCGCATCAGTCGAGGCCGCAGTTGCAGGCCGACCAAGGAGGCAAAGACTCGCTCCGCGGGCCCGCCCGAGGCGCGCCGGCGGCGTACCGCCTCCGACAGCGCTGCGAGGTTCGGCAGGTGCGGTTGAACGGCTCGTTCGCTGACTTCGTCGACCCAGCCCTCGACCAGGGCCAGGAGCAGTTCGAGGTGCGCCAACGCGCCCTGTTGTGCCTCGCTGGGAGTGGGGGAGAACAGGGAGTCCTGCAGGACGCCCTGCAACTGGGCGGGATCGGTGGTGTCTGCCTCGCGCACCGCACGCTCAATGGCCTCGGTGTCGATGCTGATGTCACCGGCGTACTTCTGCACGGCGGCGATCAGCGCTGGACCAACCCAGCCGACCGACTGGAAAAGCCGCATGCGCGCGGCTTCGCGCACCGCAAGGTACAGGTGCACCTCACCGGCGTCTACGTGCAGACCTTCGGCGAAGGCAGAAACGTTGGCGGGCAGGATCATCACGGTGCCGTCCGGCACCAGGGGGAGTCCGACCTCGGTCCCCGTGACCAGGTCGCCGGCCAACGCACCGACCGCCTGACCGACCTGCATCCCGAACATCGCCGCGCTCATCCGGCCGACAATGGGTTCCATCTGGCCCATCACCATGCTCGGGTCCAGTCCCGCAGGCAGTCCGAGTTGCGACAGGTCCTCAGATCCGAAGGAGCGGAACTGCTCCTGCATCGCCGACCGGATGGCACCGGACACACCTTGCGCCACCGGTTCGACCAAACCGCGCCACGCCGGCATGGTCGTCTCGACCCATTCGGCGCGACTGGCCGCCGCCGCCGACCCGGAGACCGGGAAGTCGGTGACCTCATCGAGCCACAGGTTGGCGACCTGCACGACCTGCTCCACGTCCCGCTGGGTGCCCACCGTGACCGACGCGTCCCCCGCGGCGGACACCTGCTTGCGCGCAACGTCCGTGGCCAATTCGACGTTGAAACTGCCGTCGTCGGCCGAGCCGGACATCATCGCCTGGATCTGGGCACCGACCATCTGCATCATGGCGGGGTCAATGTTTTCCAGGCCCATCTGCTTGAGGGCATCGGCCATCTCGGGGTTCGCCCCGAAATCGCCGTTCATCAACGATCGCAGGACCTCAGCAAGGTCCGGCGGCTCCTCCGGGCCGGAGGGTTCAAGCGGGCTGTTGCTCACCGTGGCTCCATCCGTAATGTTCGCAAGTGCGAGAATCCGCTTCGGGATCAGTCACTATCTCTACTTAGATAACCACGCCGGCCGCTCCCGCG
The window above is part of the Branchiibius hedensis genome. Proteins encoded here:
- a CDS encoding M48 family metallopeptidase; the encoded protein is MAISDPIRDDGPVSPAAPKTPVQGELLMVSGQVVEVRRSARRRRTINGYRADGRIIVLVPAGLSGRAEAQAVADMVQRVQTPRGRRRRGRPDQDLMERSAALSRKYLADRAHPESVRWVSNQRRRWGSCTPSEGTIRLSSSLQGMPAYVVDSVLLHELAHLLQPGHGRDFWALLAGYPDLLRAQAYLDGVEFGSALRMDESDVDADDPGDAEGLPA
- a CDS encoding NUDIX hydrolase; the protein is MTSLHASATAAVSSYEPATIEQRQLRAQFLAHLEQHGDGLWKSGPPVHLTTSTFVYSADLGSVLLVLHTKAKLWLQPGGHLEPEDVDLPAAALREATEETGIAGLRILPGIAHLDRHALADAFGRCREHLDVRYAAIAPHGSQPVVSSESDAVAWWSLADFPEQTDPALPLAMRTVADQLRHAGQAGSPSASPGSSASTSDSSIRSALPNSTPSR
- a CDS encoding ABC1 kinase family protein, which translates into the protein MARVPRNSVSRTARLATLPIGYGARQTIGLGKRVGGASAEAVTAQIQEQTAAQIFKVLGTLKGGAMKVGQSMSVFEAALPEELVGPYRTALTKLQDAAPAMPVKLVHKQLTEQLGSRWRSYLRDFDDTPVAAASIGQVHRAVWKDGRPVAVKIQYPGAGEALLSDIAQLSRVMRLTTSWVPGLELRPLLEEIRERMREELDYTLEATMQRQFAAAYADDEWYAVPNVLADTPGVIVSEWIEGIPLSRIIAEGTNEQRDLAASLYLEFLVAAPGRAGLLHADPHPGNFRLLPDGRLGVLDFGAVNRLPEGMPAAMGHLLTAAVDADADELLAGLRAEGFVRESIDVAPEAVLDYLSVFVEPLQDNAFQFNREWLRSVFNRINDPRSPNFSVGIKLNLPPAYLLIHRAWLGGIAVLCQINGVAPVREIINDYLPGSDLPPV
- a CDS encoding WhiB family transcriptional regulator, with translation MFTTDPRATTAAPGSGSNTGAPTGAPAAQEMKEVAPMTLIDLIDQIAPAGDDSALPCQQQNPELWFAESPADVERAKAMCLQCPLQQACLAGAIERAEPWGVWGGELFVSGAIVARKRPRGRPRKDAVAA
- a CDS encoding zinc-dependent metalloprotease; this encodes MSNSPLEPSGPEEPPDLAEVLRSLMNGDFGANPEMADALKQMGLENIDPAMMQMVGAQIQAMMSGSADDGSFNVELATDVARKQVSAAGDASVTVGTQRDVEQVVQVANLWLDEVTDFPVSGSAAAASRAEWVETTMPAWRGLVEPVAQGVSGAIRSAMQEQFRSFGSEDLSQLGLPAGLDPSMVMGQMEPIVGRMSAAMFGMQVGQAVGALAGDLVTGTEVGLPLVPDGTVMILPANVSAFAEGLHVDAGEVHLYLAVREAARMRLFQSVGWVGPALIAAVQKYAGDISIDTEAIERAVREADTTDPAQLQGVLQDSLFSPTPSEAQQGALAHLELLLALVEGWVDEVSERAVQPHLPNLAALSEAVRRRRASGGPAERVFASLVGLQLRPRLMREAAALFTAVEDAEGAAGRDETWKHPDFVPTAAELPDPAGYLARRTGGAAPTRDAVDDALDALLAQGTAEWEAEGDDPQAPDTPS